One Centropristis striata isolate RG_2023a ecotype Rhode Island chromosome 22, C.striata_1.0, whole genome shotgun sequence genomic window carries:
- the kiaa0930 gene encoding uncharacterized protein KIAA0930 homolog has product MASFPGSCQAVGPAEETGEPDGSLIQMLKAISDERSRLNVRQEISGLGCFKDDRIVFWTWMFSTYFMEKFAPRQDDMLFYVRRKLAYVSADNTEGKKVEVEVYRRDSKKLPGLGDPDIDWEESVYLNLILQKLDYVVTCAVCTRSDAGDIHIHKKKCQEVFASPSKHAMDSKGEESKMSYPNIFFMIDNFEEVFSDMTVGEGEMVCVELVASDKSNTFQGVIFQGSIRYEALKKVYDNRVSVAAKMAQRMSFGFYKYNNMEFVRMKGPQGKGHAEMAVSRVPTGDTSPCGTEEDGVSPMHERVTSFSTPPTPERNRPSFFSPSLRRKVPRNRIAEMKKSHSANDSEEFFREEDDEDLHTTSNLRSRSLSGTGRSLVGSWLKLNRTEDFFLLYSHLTYVTLPLHRITTDILEVRQKPILMT; this is encoded by the exons ATGGCGTCCTTCCCCGGTTCGTGTCAGGCCGTCGGGCCCGCGGAGGAGACCGGAGAACCGGACGGCTCTCTGATCCAGATGCTGAAGGCCATCAGCGACGAGAGGAGCCGGCTGAATGTCCGCCAGGAGATCAGCGGCCTGG GCTGTTTTAAGGACGACCGCATCGTGTTTTGGACCTGGATGTTCTCGACGTATTTCATGGAGAAGTTCGCTCCTCGTCAGGACGACATGTTGTTCTACGTCCGCAGGAAGCTCGCCTACGTCAGCGCCGACAACACCGAGGGCAAGAAG gtggaggtggaggtctACAGGAGGGACTCCAAGAAGCTGCCGGGCCTCGGGGACCCCGACATCGACTGGGAGGAGAGCGTGTACCTCAACCTCATCCTGCAGAAg ctggACTACGTGGTGACATGTGCGGTCTGCACGCGCTCAGACGCCGGAGACATCCACATCCACAAGAAGAAGTGTCAGGAAGTGTTCGCGTCTCCCAGCAAACACGCCATGGACAGCAAGGGGGAGGAGTCTAAGATGAGCTACCCAAACATCTTCTTCATGATCGACAACTTCGAGGAG gtgttcaGCGACATGACGGTGGGCGAGGGAGAGATGGTGTGTGTGGAGCTGGTGGCGAGCGACAAGAGCAACACGTTCCAGGGCGTCATCTTCCAGGGATCCATCCGCTACGAGGCGCTGAAGAAGGTCTACGACAACCGG GTGAGCGTGGCGGCTAAGATGGCCCAGCGAATGTCTTTCGGCTTCTATAAATACAACAACATGGAGTTTGTGCGTATGAAAGGTCCGCAGGGCAAAGGTCACGCTGAGATGGCGGTGAGCAGGGTGCCGACCGGAGACACGTCGCCCTGCGGCACCGAGGAGGACGGCGTGTCCCCCATGCACGAGAGG GTGACGTCGTTCAGCACGCCTCCGACCCCGGAGAGGAACCGTCCGTCTTTCTTCTCTCCGTCTCTGAGACGTAAAGTTCCCAGAAACCGGATCGCGGAGATGAAGAAGTCTCACTCTGCCAACGACAGCGAGGAGTTCTTCAGGGAGGAGGACGACGAAG ACCTTCACACCACCTCCAACCTGCGATCTCGCTCTCTCTCCGGGACCGGACGCTCTCTGGTCGGCTCCTGGCTCAAACTCAACCGGACAGAAGATTTCTTCCTGCTCTACTCACACCTGACCTACGTCACCCTGCCGCTGCACCGCATCACCAcag ACATCCTGGAGGTGAGGCAGAAGCCGATCCTGATGACATAG
- the nup50 gene encoding nuclear pore complex protein Nup50 codes for MAKRIADKELTDRNWDQEEEGEEAGTFLVASEDVLKSRAIKKAKRRNVGETEGSGTFKGFKGFSLTAPAAGGGSTAFSGFGNGGGFKGLSGLTNGSSGAPSFGGFSAPAASTAAPGLTFNSPAPSSTKQTNGSVAAAASSPAPHSGSSGSSKEYSRQLTALNCSVRDWITKHVNDNPLCDLNPIFRDYERHLASIERQYGAGAAAAADDDKKLTASATATPPPPPAAAASSSSSAPPASTLFSFSKNTTENSAVAAAAPLGGGVTFNFGQKVDSSVLGSLAAPPSFSFSSSQTSSLFGAPGAAAAVSFSGKKPEDARPADENGEEESEEPPKPEVKEVKEDDAFYSKKCKLFYKKDSEFKEKGVGTLHLKHIEDGKTQMIIRADTNLGNILLNILLQASMPCSRLGKNNVMVVCVPNPPVQDQNPEGPVPLLIRVKTAEDADELHKTLEEKKG; via the exons ATGGCGAAGAGGATCGCTGATAAAGAGTTAACGGACAGGAACTGggatcaggaggaggagggcgagGAG gcCGGAACGTTTTTAGTCGCCAGTGAAGACGTGTTGAAGAGCCGAGCCATCAAGAAGGCCAAACGCAGGAATGTGGGAGAg ACGGAGGGCAGTGGAACCTTCAAAGGCTTTAAGGGTTTCTCTCTGACGGCGCCGGCGGCGGGCGGAGGCTCCACGGCGTTCTCCGGCTTCGGGAACGGCGGAGGCTTCAAGGGCCTGAGCGGTCTGACCAACGGGAGCAGCGGCGCTCCTTCCTTCGGAGGATTCTCGGCTCCTGCTGCCTCCACCGCTGCACCTG GTCTGACGTTCaacagccccgccccctccagcACCAAACAGACCAACGGCTcggtggcggcggcggcgtCCAGCCCGGCGCCGCACTCCGGCTCCTCCGGCAGCAGTAAGGAGTACAGCCGGCAGCTCACGGCGCTCAACTGCTCCGTCAGAGACTGGATCACCAAACACGTCAACGACAACCCGCTGTGTGACCTCAACCCCATCTTCAGGGACTACGAGCGCCACCTGGCCAGCATCGAGCGCCAGTACGGCGCCGGAGCTGCTGCCGCCGCCGACGACGACAAGAAGCTGACAGCCTCAGCTACAGctacccctcctcctcctcctgctgctgctgcctcctcctcctcctcggctccTCCAGCCTCCactctcttctccttctccaagAACACGACAGAGAACTCTGCGGTGGCGGCGGCGGCTCCGCTGGGCGGCGGCGTGACGTTTAACTTCGGTCAGAAGGTGGACAGCTCGGTGCTCGGCTCCCTGGCGGCTCCTCCcagcttctccttctcctccagccAGACCTCCTCCCTGTTCGGAGCTCCTGGAGCCGCTGCAGCCGTCTCCTTCAGCGGGAAGAAGCCGGAGGACGCCCGGCCCGCAG ACGAGAACGGGGAGGAGGAGTCGGAGGAGCCGCCCAAACCGGAGgtgaaggaggtgaaggaggacgACGCCTTCTACTCCAAGAA gtgtaAACTGTTCTACAAGAAGGACTCAGAGTTCAAAGAGAAAGGCGTCGGGACGCTTCACCTCAAACACATCGAGGACGGAAAGACTCAGATGATCATCCGCGCCGACACCAACCTGG GGAACATCCTGCTGAACATCCTGCTGCAGGCGTCCATGCCGTGCTCCCGCCTCGGGAAGAACAACGTGATGGTGGTGTGCGTCCCCAACCCGCCCGTCCAGGACCAGAACCCGGAGGGTCCGGTCCCGCTGCTGATCCGCGTCAAGACGGCCGAGGACGCCGACGAGCTGCACAAGACgctggaggagaagaaaggctGA